AATGCCTCAAATAGTACCACGAAGGAAAAGTCTCACATACCATACCGAAATTCAAAGGTGAGTATTAGAATGAAAAGTTCTTTACGAAACACGTTCTTTAACTGTCAAAGTGGCTACTTATTTGCTTTGCAGCAGTGTGTAAAGTCTATATTGAAAGCATTTTTGTACTAACCAGACATTAGCTAACttatttgttaaaatattCACTTGGAAAAGGTGCCAAAACCCTGATGTTTGTTAATGTGTCTCCTTTAAAGTCGCAATTCATGGATACATTAAATAGTCTGCGATTTGCAACAAAAGTCAATGATACAAAAGTAGGTTCTATTAAACATTATAAACGTTAAGCTTATTTTAgagtaaaaaatgtttaccAAAGCATTTAAGATGCTGGGTTTGGTGGAGCAGCTGCTGCTTGTGCTTGAATGATGGCACCTTTAACTTTGCTGAATTCTTCTTGTgagatttttgtttgattttcgAGGCGTGCACTATAATTatgaattaataaaatgacATACGCAATTCGATAATACAAATGAAGAAGTACAACTCGCATTTTTAGAGAGCGATTTTAACCTCAAGgaaattcttctttttcaaatttcaacaaacatacatttctttattaatgaaatcCAATCTTGTTTTAACGTTGGTCTTTGCTTCCTCATGACTTTGCTTTAC
This portion of the Schizosaccharomyces pombe strain 972h- genome assembly, chromosome: I genome encodes:
- the pfd6 gene encoding prefoldin subunit 6, which gives rise to MEELAKKYQNLQTELSTYVESLKKLETQLQENTTVLNELEKVAPDSNIYKQIGPTLVKQSHEEAKTNVKTRLDFINKEIARLENQTKISQEEFSKVKGAIIQAQAAAAPPNPAS